The following coding sequences are from one Gadus macrocephalus chromosome 3, ASM3116895v1 window:
- the LOC132454123 gene encoding long-chain-fatty-acid--CoA ligase 1-like isoform X1: MSDGGAGEDVFSQDASDWLTGPFTSAQQSPHSAAHLVQTGASRRNSFHSKYVAMEIPGVLRQLWTPELEDLRQYMCGVPTNVLMGMSAFAALSTYWYATRPRAIPARCDLAMQSVEVPGTEGARRLAHSDQLLTHFYDDALTLYELFLRGLRVSNDGPCLGSRKPNQPYEWQSYSEVVTRAEHIGSALLHKGHTPDGDKHIGIFSQNRPEWIITELACYTYSLVAVPLYDTLGTDAIDYIIDQASISTVFCDVPDKVRLILGCVAEKQHSVKTLVVMEPVDSELVAQGLTCGIQILSLAHIEDLGKAHYAKPAPPKPDDLALVCFTSGTTGNPKGAMLTHGNVISNTAAFLELTEVHCKLTAHDVHMSFLPLAHMFERVVAGVVLINGGRIGFFQGDIRLLMDDMKMLRPTVFPVVPRLLNRMFDKIFGMAGSPLKRWLLDFASRRKMAEFKSGVVRKDSIWDKFIFKKIQSGLGGRVRLMITGAAPVSPAVLTFLRTAISCQFYEGYGQTECTAGCSMTLPGDFTAGHVGPPLPCNLVKLVDVPDMNYLAANGEGEVCVKGPNVFRGYLNDPERTAEALDEDGWLHMGDIGKWLPNGTLKLIDRKKNLFKLAQGEYISPEKIETIYISCGPVAQIFVHGDSLQAFLVAIVVLDPELLPGWARQRGIEGSYKELCQNKEIKKAILEDMVMLGKEGGLKSFEQVREILLHPEMFTVQNGLLTPTLKAKRFELLRQFREQIDALYASVTM, translated from the exons tAAATACGTTGCCATGGAGATTCCGGGTGTGCTAAGGCAGCTGTGGACTCCGGAGCTGGAGGACCTGCGGCAGTACATGTGCGGCGTGCCTACCAACGTGCTCATGGGCATGAGCGCCTTCGCCGCCCTCAGCACCTACTGGTACGCCACACGGCCCCGGGCCATCCCCGCCCGCTGCGACCTCGCCATGCAGTCCGTGGAAGTACCG GGTACCGAGGGCGCCCGGAGGCTGGCCCACAGCGACCAGCTGCTGACTCACTTCTACGACGACGCCCTGACCCTCTACGAGCTGTTCCTGCGAGGCCTGCGGGTGTCCA ATGACGGACCGTGTCTAGGGTCTAGGAAGCCCAACCAGCCTTATGAATGGCAGTCCTACAGCGAG GTGGTGACTCGAGCGGAACACATCGGCTCGGCGCTCTTACACAAAGGTCACACTCCAGACGGAGACAAACACATTGGAATCTTCTCCCAGAACAGGCCGGAG TGGATCATCACTGAGCTGGCGTGCTACACGTACTCCCTGGTGGCCGTCCCGCTCTATGACACCCTGGGCACGGACGCCATCGACTACATCATCGACCAAG CCTCCATCTCCACGGTGTTCTGCGACGTGCCCGACAAGGTGAGGCTGATCCTGGGCTGCGTGGCGGAGAAGCAGCACTCGGTGAAGACCCTGGTGGTCATGGAGCCTGTGGACAGTGAGCTGGTGGCCCAGGGGCTGACCTGCGGCATCCAGATCCTCAGTCTCGCACACATAGAG GATCTTGGAAAAGCCCACTATGCCAAGCCTGCA CCTCCAAAGCCAGACGATCTGGCACTAGTCTGCTTCACCTCTGGGACCACAG GGAACCCCAAGGGTGCGATGCTAACACATGGGAATGTCATCTCAAACACTGCAGCCTTCCTTGAGCTAACAGAG GTCCATTGCAAGCTGACCGCCCATGATGTTCACATGTCCTTCCTCCCGCTAGCACACATGTTTGAGAGAGTGGTCGCG GGGGTCGTCCTCATCAACGGGGGCCGCATCGGCTTCTTCCAGGGGGACATCCGTCTGCTGATGGACGACATGAAGATGCTGAGACCAACGGTCTTCCCAGTCGTTCCGCGTCTTCTCAACCGCATGTTTGATAAG ATATTTGGTATGGCCGGGTCTCCGTTGAAACGATGGCTGCTGGACTTTGCGTCCAGGAGGAAGATGGCGGAGTTTAAAAGTGGTGTGGTGAGGAAGGACAGCATTTGGGACAAATTCATCTTCAAGAAGATCCAG AGCGGACTGGGCGGGCGGGTGCGGCTGATGATAACCGGGGCTGCTCCAGTCTCCCCAGCGGTCCTGACATTCCTCCGCACGGCCATCAGCTGCCAG TTTTATGAAGGATACGGCCAGACTGAGTGCACTGCCGGCTGCTCCATGACGCTCCCCGGGGACTTCACCGCAG GTCACGTCGGGCCTCCTCTGCCCTGCAACCTCGTCAAGCTGGTGGACGTCCCTGACATGAACTACCTGGCGGCCAACGGGGAGGGCGAG GTGTGTGTTAAAGGACCAAACGTATTCCGAGGGTACCTGAATGACCCTGAGAGGACGGCAGAAGCTCTGGACGAGGACGGCTGGTTGCACATGGGGGACATCGGGAAATGGCTGCCG AACGGGACCTTGAAGCTCATCGACCGGAAGAAGAACCTGTTTAAGCTCGCCCAAGGAGAATACATCTCCCCCGAGAAGATAGAGACCATCTACATCAGCTGTGGGCCCGTGGCCCAGATCTTTGTCCATGGAGACAGCCTACAG GCTTTCCTGGTGGCCATAGTGGTGCTGGATCCTGAACTGTTACCGGGCTGGGCCCGGCAGCGAGGCATCGAAGGCTCCTACAAAGAACTCTGCCAGAACAAG GAGATTAAGAAAGCCATCCTGGAGGACATGGTGATgctggggaaggagggagggctgAAGTCCTTCGAACAG GTGAGAGAAATCCTGCTGCACCCGGAGATGTTCACGGTGCAGAACGGCTTGCTGACGCCGACACTGAAGGCCAAGCGCTTTGAGCTCCTGCGTCAGTTCAGGGAGCAGATCGACGCGCTCTACGCCAGCGTGACGATGTAA
- the LOC132454123 gene encoding long-chain-fatty-acid--CoA ligase 1-like isoform X2 produces MSDGGAGEDVFSQDASDWLTGPFTSAQQSPHSAAHLVQTGASRRNSFHSKYVAMEIPGVLRQLWTPELEDLRQYMCGVPTNVLMGMSAFAALSTYWYATRPRAIPARCDLAMQSVEVPGTEGARRLAHSDQLLTHFYDDALTLYELFLRGLRVSNDGPCLGSRKPNQPYEWQSYSEVVTRAEHIGSALLHKGHTPDGDKHIGIFSQNRPEWIITELACYTYSLVAVPLYDTLGTDAIDYIIDQASISTVFCDVPDKVRLILGCVAEKQHSVKTLVVMEPVDSELVAQGLTCGIQILSLAHIEDLGKAHYAKPAPPKPDDLALVCFTSGTTGNPKGAMLTHGNVISNTAAFLELTEKDLKLCTKDVHISFLPLAHMFERVVEGVVLINGGRIGFFQGDIRLLMDDMKMLRPTVFPVVPRLLNRMFDKIFGMAGSPLKRWLLDFASRRKMAEFKSGVVRKDSIWDKFIFKKIQSGLGGRVRLMITGAAPVSPAVLTFLRTAISCQFYEGYGQTECTAGCSMTLPGDFTAGHVGPPLPCNLVKLVDVPDMNYLAANGEGEVCVKGPNVFRGYLNDPERTAEALDEDGWLHMGDIGKWLPNGTLKLIDRKKNLFKLAQGEYISPEKIETIYISCGPVAQIFVHGDSLQAFLVAIVVLDPELLPGWARQRGIEGSYKELCQNKEIKKAILEDMVMLGKEGGLKSFEQVREILLHPEMFTVQNGLLTPTLKAKRFELLRQFREQIDALYASVTM; encoded by the exons tAAATACGTTGCCATGGAGATTCCGGGTGTGCTAAGGCAGCTGTGGACTCCGGAGCTGGAGGACCTGCGGCAGTACATGTGCGGCGTGCCTACCAACGTGCTCATGGGCATGAGCGCCTTCGCCGCCCTCAGCACCTACTGGTACGCCACACGGCCCCGGGCCATCCCCGCCCGCTGCGACCTCGCCATGCAGTCCGTGGAAGTACCG GGTACCGAGGGCGCCCGGAGGCTGGCCCACAGCGACCAGCTGCTGACTCACTTCTACGACGACGCCCTGACCCTCTACGAGCTGTTCCTGCGAGGCCTGCGGGTGTCCA ATGACGGACCGTGTCTAGGGTCTAGGAAGCCCAACCAGCCTTATGAATGGCAGTCCTACAGCGAG GTGGTGACTCGAGCGGAACACATCGGCTCGGCGCTCTTACACAAAGGTCACACTCCAGACGGAGACAAACACATTGGAATCTTCTCCCAGAACAGGCCGGAG TGGATCATCACTGAGCTGGCGTGCTACACGTACTCCCTGGTGGCCGTCCCGCTCTATGACACCCTGGGCACGGACGCCATCGACTACATCATCGACCAAG CCTCCATCTCCACGGTGTTCTGCGACGTGCCCGACAAGGTGAGGCTGATCCTGGGCTGCGTGGCGGAGAAGCAGCACTCGGTGAAGACCCTGGTGGTCATGGAGCCTGTGGACAGTGAGCTGGTGGCCCAGGGGCTGACCTGCGGCATCCAGATCCTCAGTCTCGCACACATAGAG GATCTTGGAAAAGCCCACTATGCCAAGCCTGCA CCTCCAAAGCCAGACGATCTGGCACTAGTCTGCTTCACCTCTGGGACCACAG GGAACCCCAAGGGTGCGATGCTAACACATGGGAATGTCATCTCAAACACTGCAGCCTTCCTTGAGCTAACAGAG AAAGACCTGAAGCTCTGCACTAAAGATGTACACATCTCCTTTCTTCCTCTGGCCCACATGTttgagagggtggtggag GGGGTCGTCCTCATCAACGGGGGCCGCATCGGCTTCTTCCAGGGGGACATCCGTCTGCTGATGGACGACATGAAGATGCTGAGACCAACGGTCTTCCCAGTCGTTCCGCGTCTTCTCAACCGCATGTTTGATAAG ATATTTGGTATGGCCGGGTCTCCGTTGAAACGATGGCTGCTGGACTTTGCGTCCAGGAGGAAGATGGCGGAGTTTAAAAGTGGTGTGGTGAGGAAGGACAGCATTTGGGACAAATTCATCTTCAAGAAGATCCAG AGCGGACTGGGCGGGCGGGTGCGGCTGATGATAACCGGGGCTGCTCCAGTCTCCCCAGCGGTCCTGACATTCCTCCGCACGGCCATCAGCTGCCAG TTTTATGAAGGATACGGCCAGACTGAGTGCACTGCCGGCTGCTCCATGACGCTCCCCGGGGACTTCACCGCAG GTCACGTCGGGCCTCCTCTGCCCTGCAACCTCGTCAAGCTGGTGGACGTCCCTGACATGAACTACCTGGCGGCCAACGGGGAGGGCGAG GTGTGTGTTAAAGGACCAAACGTATTCCGAGGGTACCTGAATGACCCTGAGAGGACGGCAGAAGCTCTGGACGAGGACGGCTGGTTGCACATGGGGGACATCGGGAAATGGCTGCCG AACGGGACCTTGAAGCTCATCGACCGGAAGAAGAACCTGTTTAAGCTCGCCCAAGGAGAATACATCTCCCCCGAGAAGATAGAGACCATCTACATCAGCTGTGGGCCCGTGGCCCAGATCTTTGTCCATGGAGACAGCCTACAG GCTTTCCTGGTGGCCATAGTGGTGCTGGATCCTGAACTGTTACCGGGCTGGGCCCGGCAGCGAGGCATCGAAGGCTCCTACAAAGAACTCTGCCAGAACAAG GAGATTAAGAAAGCCATCCTGGAGGACATGGTGATgctggggaaggagggagggctgAAGTCCTTCGAACAG GTGAGAGAAATCCTGCTGCACCCGGAGATGTTCACGGTGCAGAACGGCTTGCTGACGCCGACACTGAAGGCCAAGCGCTTTGAGCTCCTGCGTCAGTTCAGGGAGCAGATCGACGCGCTCTACGCCAGCGTGACGATGTAA
- the LOC132454123 gene encoding long-chain-fatty-acid--CoA ligase 1-like isoform X3 yields the protein MEIPGVLRQLWTPELEDLRQYMCGVPTNVLMGMSAFAALSTYWYATRPRAIPARCDLAMQSVEVPGTEGARRLAHSDQLLTHFYDDALTLYELFLRGLRVSNDGPCLGSRKPNQPYEWQSYSEVVTRAEHIGSALLHKGHTPDGDKHIGIFSQNRPEWIITELACYTYSLVAVPLYDTLGTDAIDYIIDQASISTVFCDVPDKVRLILGCVAEKQHSVKTLVVMEPVDSELVAQGLTCGIQILSLAHIEDLGKAHYAKPAPPKPDDLALVCFTSGTTGNPKGAMLTHGNVISNTAAFLELTEVHCKLTAHDVHMSFLPLAHMFERVVAGVVLINGGRIGFFQGDIRLLMDDMKMLRPTVFPVVPRLLNRMFDKIFGMAGSPLKRWLLDFASRRKMAEFKSGVVRKDSIWDKFIFKKIQSGLGGRVRLMITGAAPVSPAVLTFLRTAISCQFYEGYGQTECTAGCSMTLPGDFTAGHVGPPLPCNLVKLVDVPDMNYLAANGEGEVCVKGPNVFRGYLNDPERTAEALDEDGWLHMGDIGKWLPNGTLKLIDRKKNLFKLAQGEYISPEKIETIYISCGPVAQIFVHGDSLQAFLVAIVVLDPELLPGWARQRGIEGSYKELCQNKEIKKAILEDMVMLGKEGGLKSFEQVREILLHPEMFTVQNGLLTPTLKAKRFELLRQFREQIDALYASVTM from the exons ATGGAGATTCCGGGTGTGCTAAGGCAGCTGTGGACTCCGGAGCTGGAGGACCTGCGGCAGTACATGTGCGGCGTGCCTACCAACGTGCTCATGGGCATGAGCGCCTTCGCCGCCCTCAGCACCTACTGGTACGCCACACGGCCCCGGGCCATCCCCGCCCGCTGCGACCTCGCCATGCAGTCCGTGGAAGTACCG GGTACCGAGGGCGCCCGGAGGCTGGCCCACAGCGACCAGCTGCTGACTCACTTCTACGACGACGCCCTGACCCTCTACGAGCTGTTCCTGCGAGGCCTGCGGGTGTCCA ATGACGGACCGTGTCTAGGGTCTAGGAAGCCCAACCAGCCTTATGAATGGCAGTCCTACAGCGAG GTGGTGACTCGAGCGGAACACATCGGCTCGGCGCTCTTACACAAAGGTCACACTCCAGACGGAGACAAACACATTGGAATCTTCTCCCAGAACAGGCCGGAG TGGATCATCACTGAGCTGGCGTGCTACACGTACTCCCTGGTGGCCGTCCCGCTCTATGACACCCTGGGCACGGACGCCATCGACTACATCATCGACCAAG CCTCCATCTCCACGGTGTTCTGCGACGTGCCCGACAAGGTGAGGCTGATCCTGGGCTGCGTGGCGGAGAAGCAGCACTCGGTGAAGACCCTGGTGGTCATGGAGCCTGTGGACAGTGAGCTGGTGGCCCAGGGGCTGACCTGCGGCATCCAGATCCTCAGTCTCGCACACATAGAG GATCTTGGAAAAGCCCACTATGCCAAGCCTGCA CCTCCAAAGCCAGACGATCTGGCACTAGTCTGCTTCACCTCTGGGACCACAG GGAACCCCAAGGGTGCGATGCTAACACATGGGAATGTCATCTCAAACACTGCAGCCTTCCTTGAGCTAACAGAG GTCCATTGCAAGCTGACCGCCCATGATGTTCACATGTCCTTCCTCCCGCTAGCACACATGTTTGAGAGAGTGGTCGCG GGGGTCGTCCTCATCAACGGGGGCCGCATCGGCTTCTTCCAGGGGGACATCCGTCTGCTGATGGACGACATGAAGATGCTGAGACCAACGGTCTTCCCAGTCGTTCCGCGTCTTCTCAACCGCATGTTTGATAAG ATATTTGGTATGGCCGGGTCTCCGTTGAAACGATGGCTGCTGGACTTTGCGTCCAGGAGGAAGATGGCGGAGTTTAAAAGTGGTGTGGTGAGGAAGGACAGCATTTGGGACAAATTCATCTTCAAGAAGATCCAG AGCGGACTGGGCGGGCGGGTGCGGCTGATGATAACCGGGGCTGCTCCAGTCTCCCCAGCGGTCCTGACATTCCTCCGCACGGCCATCAGCTGCCAG TTTTATGAAGGATACGGCCAGACTGAGTGCACTGCCGGCTGCTCCATGACGCTCCCCGGGGACTTCACCGCAG GTCACGTCGGGCCTCCTCTGCCCTGCAACCTCGTCAAGCTGGTGGACGTCCCTGACATGAACTACCTGGCGGCCAACGGGGAGGGCGAG GTGTGTGTTAAAGGACCAAACGTATTCCGAGGGTACCTGAATGACCCTGAGAGGACGGCAGAAGCTCTGGACGAGGACGGCTGGTTGCACATGGGGGACATCGGGAAATGGCTGCCG AACGGGACCTTGAAGCTCATCGACCGGAAGAAGAACCTGTTTAAGCTCGCCCAAGGAGAATACATCTCCCCCGAGAAGATAGAGACCATCTACATCAGCTGTGGGCCCGTGGCCCAGATCTTTGTCCATGGAGACAGCCTACAG GCTTTCCTGGTGGCCATAGTGGTGCTGGATCCTGAACTGTTACCGGGCTGGGCCCGGCAGCGAGGCATCGAAGGCTCCTACAAAGAACTCTGCCAGAACAAG GAGATTAAGAAAGCCATCCTGGAGGACATGGTGATgctggggaaggagggagggctgAAGTCCTTCGAACAG GTGAGAGAAATCCTGCTGCACCCGGAGATGTTCACGGTGCAGAACGGCTTGCTGACGCCGACACTGAAGGCCAAGCGCTTTGAGCTCCTGCGTCAGTTCAGGGAGCAGATCGACGCGCTCTACGCCAGCGTGACGATGTAA